A segment of the Desulfuromonadaceae bacterium genome:
GAAAAAGGCCCTTACGGGCCTTTTAAAAAAGGGAACATCACACAACGGACCAGTCATCAGGCCGTCACGTTGAAACCACCGTCAACATAATGAATCTCGCCGGTGACCCCGCTGGAAAGATCTGACAACAGATAGAGCGTTGCCTTGCCAACTTCGTCCTGGGTAATACTGCGACGGAGCGGCGAACGCTCCTCGCCGACCCGCAACTTTTCACGGAAATTGGCAATCCCCGAAGCCGCCAGCGTTTTGATCGGCCCGGCAGAAATCGCGTTGACCCGAATGCCTTTGCCCCCCAACTCCGCCGCCAGATAACGTACCGAAGCTTCCAGAGCCGCCTTGGCCACCCCCATGACATTGTAATCAGGAATAACACGCGCCGCCCCCAGATAAGTCATGGTGACGATACCCCCACCGGGATTCATCAACGGTACGGCGCAACGCGTAACCGCGACCATCGAATAGGCACTGATATCCAGTGCCAGACGGAATCCCTCACGACTGGTCTGACTGAAGTCGTGCTTCAGATCTTCACGATTGGCAAACGCCACCGCGTGAACAACGAAGTCAATCTTTCCCCAGGCTTTTTCGAGCTCGGCGAAAAGAGCTTCAATATCTTCATCGCGTGCGACATCACAGGGTAAAATAAGTTTCGCGTCGAGGCTTTCCGCCAAAGGACGAACGCGTTTTTCCAAAGAATCATTCAGATAAGTGAATGCCAGCTCAGCCCCTGCCGCACGCAGTTGTTGAGCAACACCCCAGGCTATACTTAATTCATTCGCGACACCGAGAATCAGTCCGCGCTTTCCGTCCATCAACCCCATTTAAAATCCTCCAGTTTAATTGTTGCCCGAGCAGCTAATTATCTAACAGAACAACCACACGATTGCCATCAAATTCTTTTTTGCGAGTGAAATCTTATTTAGTCTTGTTTCCTTTGGCCGGAGCACGCCCCAATATTTCAAGAATCCGGTCAGCCGGCTTTGCCCCTGGGACAACTTCGCCACTGGGAAATACCAGCGTCGGTGTCGAACGAATACCCAACTCGGCGGCCTGGGCGGCGGTTCGTTCAAGCACATCGGTCTGACATTGATTTCTCAGCATCAGCTCCTTGATGGTGCGAATTTTCTCCGTCAATCCGGCCTTGTCCGCGTCACTCAACCCTTCTGCCCTGGCCTCCTGCTCCAAATCTCCGAGATCAAACCCCTTTTCAAGAAGTGCCAGCGAATTCTGACAAGATGCCGCGATGGAAATATTGCGTGCAACCTGACCATGCATCTTTAACGGAAAAAGTTTGATATAGAAAGCGACAGCGGGATCCTGGGCGACAACCTTGCTCAACTCTTCATGAAGACGTTTGCAGTAAGGACAGAGGGGGTCGGTAAAAACGGCAACCTTGACCGGAGCATCTTTCTTCCCCAGAATCAACGCGTCATCGAGTGATATTTTTGAGAAATCAACCGTCACCTTCTCCGGCGGATCAGCTTCCTTGGCATCTTCCATCCACTCAGCGGTAATATTTTTTCCATCCTGCAACCGAATAACATTCCCCGCCAGGATATATTTCTTCGAAAAATCGATATACAACGGGAAACGCTGGTCACCACGAGTTGCATCGACCACCCAGAATCCGGGAACTTCGGCGAACTCCACACTGCGCACCTTGACGCCCCCTTTTTCAAGCAAGGTAGCCGCTTCCTTAATTTCCAAAGAATGGCAATCCACACAACTCCCCGCACCACAGCCATCCTTCTGGAACGCAACTCCGGGAACAGCCCACAGCCATACGATTAAAAACCCAGCTAACAGCCTCATCAATAAACCCTTTCAAAACGTCTCTTGCATTCAATTGATTGCGACTTCAATCACTCGCGCAGAAATATAATACGTATCACAATTTTTCGCAACCATCACAACACCTCTAATGCCACGAATTTCCCTCGATTCAATAAGCGTTGTTCAATAGGCTTGACAACCAACGTCAAATCATTATAATTCACCCCGCCTTGCCGAAGTGGTGGAATTGGTAGACACGACGGTCTCAAACACCGTTGCCTCGCGGCGTGCCGGTTCGAGTCCGGCCTTCGGTACCAACAGATTATTTCCTGGATTTTCCGGTAGATCACTTCACTGAAACACCTTCTGGCGCAGCGCCAGGAGGTGTTTTCATATCGACATCAAGTTCTTTGTTATTCCCTCAATTTTTTCTGTTTTAAACAGCGATTTAAGAGGTGGCAATATCGACTCCGACATTTAAAATTTCTCCTGAAATTTTCGTCGAACAAATCCCCCTCAGTCCCCCTTTTACTAAGGGGGAGGACAAGCAGTCTCTCCCTTTTGTTGATGGCCAATGCGCATCCCCCCTTTAGCAAAAGGGGGTCAGAGGGGATTCAGCCTTTCCTGCACAAATTCGTAAATCCGCGCGACTACCTTTAGAGGTAAAAATGCTTTTGGTGGAGTCGTCATTAACTCAGTTAAAGCAAAAGCAGATATGAACGGAGATATTATTGAAATAGTGAGTGGCCCTGAATAGTGGGTTTATCCCATAAAAACCTTTTAGGCGGTTCACCTCACAGGTGGGCCGCTTTTTTTTTGGCCAGTGACGATGCAGGGAGCGTTCTATCAGACAAAAGCCGCTGATCACCTGCACTCGCACCTCTCACCACCAGCCACGGTAATCCCCACCTCCTGACAAGACCGCCAAGGGACGATCACCACGCCGTGGAGGTCAGCCCCTGCATTGCTATCTACAGCCGGATATTGATCATCATCTTGAGTTTTGCGGAGCGGTTTTTTTCTGTTTCACCGGAACCTATAGGGAACCTTTTTAAAATCACATCAAAAAAGGGGCAGCCAAAAACTGGCTAACCCCTTGATTTTATTGGCGCGCGATGCAGGATTCGAACCTGCGACCTCTGCCTCCGGAGGGCAGCGCTCTATCCAGCTGAGCTAATCGCGCATTGGATGGGTTTTATACCGTATCCCCCCGGTGAATGCAACTGAAATTCCGCCGTTGCTCCGCTGCTTCACAAACTGGTATACTTCCGCGATGAACTTCATGCTGAAAATACTTCTGCTCCTTTGTGCCAGTCTGCTCTTCAGCCTTCCACCGGCGGCCCACGCGGCGTACCGTGTCGAAGACCTGGGGGATGGGCTCTATGCGGCGCTTGCTATCGATGGCGAGGGGGCGAGCAGTAATGCCTTTTTTGTGGTGGGGGAGAGCTACGTCGTCGCCGGGGGCGCGCACATGACTCGCGCCGCGATTGCAGGATTACTCAGCATCATCCCCAAAATCACCTCCAAACCGTTGCGCTATTTCGTGCTGCCTCACCACCACCGGGGTTTTTCTTATATCGATTTTGACTTTCCCGCCGGGGTCGATGTGATCATGACCTGGCAGACGCGGGAGGCCTTGCGCAGCGAAGTGCGTCAGCCGGAATATCCGATCCTCTTTTTCAGTGAAGGGCTGACCCTCGACCTGGGCAGAAACTCGACCGTGGTGATCACCGAGGTGGGACGCGGCCACAGTGAAGGGGATCTGCTGGTCTATCTCCCCGAGAGGAAAACCCTCTTTACCAGTGACCTGCTCTACGTCAACAGCGTCGGCTACCTCGGCGACGGTTATATGCGTGAATGGATCACCGCGCTGGAATTCATCGAACAGTTGCAGGTGAAAAAAATCATTCCCGGACACGGCCCGGTCAGTAAAGCGCAGGCCGTGACCGATTTTATAAAATATTTCAAAAGTTTTCTTTCAAAACTGCTGGCAGCGATAGAACAGGGGAAACCCTTGGAAGAAATCCGTCAGGAATTTGCCCTGCCGCGCTACCGTCAACTCGAAGGGTATGAGCGCTTCATGGAAGTCAACCTGGAGCGCGCCTACCAACAACTGCAAGAGACCTTAAACAACTAATCGTCGCCGCTGGTACGGGTAGCGTAGCTTTTCTTCAGTTGCAGCAGCACCACTGCGGCGATGATCAATAGCACCACGGCCGCTCCTCCCCAGATCTTGCGGGTGTCAAGTCGGGCATTGACAGCTGTGGTCTCCGCCGTTATTGCGGCGAGGCGAGAGCGATAATCGGTCGCGGCTTTACGTACTTTTTCACTTTCAACGGTATGAAAGAGGCGATGATAATCGTTGCGCAGCGCAAACAGTTTATCCTCTAACGGCCTGGTGCGGATCCCGATCCGCTTAAGCGCCGCCAGATCATTGTTCGCCGCAATGATACCGAGGTCAATTTCCTTGACCGCCTGTTTGATCTCTGCCGCCCGATCATAGCTATGGCAACGGCTGCAATCCCGCTCGTTGATCAAATCGTGACTTGCCAACTGCACGCGATGATTGTCATGACAGGTGACACACTGCGGACCACCCTTTCCCAGCGCCCGGCCATGTGCGCTGTCCTGATAAATGTCAGCAACGCCAAGATGACATTTCCCGCAAAAAGCCGGGATATCGCTGTCGGCAGGGACACCGAGAAAACCGCGCTCCGGACTCATTGCCATGGCAAAATCGGTGGGGTCACCACCATGACAGTCATGGCACGAAATCCCGTTGACGGCGTGGACACTCTGCCGCCAGGCGATCACCGCTTCCCCCAATGCATCAGGCTGCGCGACGTGGCACTGCAAGCAGACCGTTTCCTCCTCGGCCCACGCCTGCCCCTGCCAGAAGCTGAACAACAGGGTCAACATCAGCAGACACCAGCAACCAGAATTTCGCCCTTTCATGAGAGATGCCCCCAGATCGATAGCGCCAGAAAAATCAGCAAAATCAGAAAATAAACGGTTAAAAAGACGGGTCGTCGCGCCGGACGGCGTTCAACACCAACATCGATGAATGGCAACAGCGCCAGAAATGTCATAAATACCCCCTGCACACCGAGTCCGATCAATTTGCTGGGGAAGATCTTCAACGTCTGATACGCCCAGAGGAAATACCACTCGGGTTTGATCTTCTCCGGGGTGGTAAAGGGGTCAGCAGGCTCCAGCGTTGTCGGGGGAAAAAACAGTTGCGGGATGAAGAAGCTCACCATCACGAGCAGCGCCAAAAAAAACATGATCATTGCGCCATCCTTGACCACAAAGTTGGGAAAGAACGGGATCCCCCCTTGATGCTCTTCATGCAATCGAATATCGGCGGCAGCCGGTTGCTGATAGTCCGCTCCGAACGGGGGTGTTGCGATGCCGGTGCGGCGCATGCTGTAAAGATGAAATCCGATCAGGCCAAAGAGGGCCAGCGGCAGGACAATCACATGCAGGGCAAAGAAACGCCCCAGCGTTACCCCGCTGACCATCGGCCCGCCGCGCAAAAATTCAACCAGTTTGGCACCGACTATCGGCACCGCACCGGCGGCATCGGTGGCAACCGTCGTCGCCCAGAACGACAACTGACTCCAGGGGAGGAGATAGCCGGTCAGGCACAGCACCAGCCCGAGGTTAAACAGGATAAACCCGGATAACCAGGTCAGTTCACGCGGTTTTTTGTAACTCCCCATAAAAGCAACGGACACCATGTGCAGCAGTAGCGCGACAACAATGATGTTCGAACCGACCGCATGCAAGGTGCGGATCAGCCAGCCGAACGGAACATCATTCATGATCCGCTCAACGCTGGCAAAAGCCGTTTCGGGGCTGGGGATATAATACACCAGCAGCAAAATCCCGGTCAAAAGCTGTAGCCCGAAGAGTGCCAGCAGAACCGCCCCGAGGGTATGCCAGACGGTCAGGGTGCGAGGAAGCAGATAACCGGTCAGCTGGTCATGCAGCAGTGCGCGCACAGCAAGACGCTCATCCAGCCAGTCGATAAGGAATTTTTTCATCAGACCACCTTTTTCTGACTAACCAGCAACTGGTCGCCATCTACCGCAACCGCATAGCTTTCCAGCGCCTTCGGCGGCGGGCCGCCGAGCACCCGACCGTCAGGCGCGAAGCGCCCGCCGTGGCACGGGCAAAGAAATTCATCCTGGTCGGCGACCCACTTGACAATACAACCAAGGTGCGTGCACACCGCGGACAGCGCAAGATACTCGCCAGCGGACGGTGCGATCAGCACCGCAGGGCGTCCCTTAAAATCGAAAAAGTGTGCTTTGCCGACGGCGACAATGTCGCGTGGGAGGCTGATCGCTCCGCCCCCGCCGTCCCCGCCAGGGGGGAGCAAAAAACGAAAAATCGGCCAGCCAAGCAGGGCTGCGAGCGCAACACCGAGCGCGCCCAATATCATCTGCAAAAAACGGCGACGCTGTTGCGTCGGCAACGGATCTTCCATGTGACCTCCAGGTTGCAAGTTTTTGCGAGTACATGAATGTTGAATCAGCTACGAGTCTTAACCGAACAAGACGGGCTTGACAAGCTGATCTGCGCAAGAATCGTCTGCCTCTTGCGTAACATGATTGAGGGAGGCTCAGTAAATAAATTGCGCCACCAACGCAGCGCTATTGATGCGCCGCCAGCACACGGCCGAAAACCGGTACGCGCAGATCGCAATTGCTCTGGGCGCAGGTGAGAATAACATATGCGTTCAACCGATCACGCCCCCCCCCCGGAGACAGTCGCACCCGCAAGGTGGTTTGTTCACCGGCGCCCAGTTCAGCTTTGTCGAGGGTTGCGGAAACTTCCGCAGCGGTCGCCGTGACTGACGAATAACGAAGAGTGCGCGCGCCATGATTTTCAATGATCACAACTTCCTCACGGACAACATCCGGACGCAGATCATCGAGATCAAGTTCGCGGGGGACAACCGTAATCTCGGGCTGCACGATACCACGCAAACTCAACTGCACAACCGGTCGTTGGGGATCGTTGCTGTACAGATAAACTGTTTTGACCACTTCATAAGAAAAACGGGTGGAATCGAAGCGGACCTTAAGTTCGGCAGACTCACCAGGGGCAAGCGTCGATTCACTGAGCAGCGCCGCCGTACAACCACACGAACTGCGTACCCGATCGATGACCAATGCAGCATCGCCCTGATTGCTGAGTTGAAAAAGGTGTTCAACCTGTTCCCCGGCATAGACCTGGCCAAAATCAAATTCCGGGGAAGACACCTCCAGCCGGGGTGCTCCGGCATGCGCGGCCAACGCAAAACAAAGAATAAAATTGATGAGTAACAGCAAACGACACGACATAATGAGCTCCTCGGAAATTTTATTTTGAGCATCACACAAACCACAGCGGGATTGTAGCACAATTGCGCACGAATTTGCTGCAACATCGTGAAAAAATTGACAAAAGGCCATTCCCCTGCTATACAATGTTGCTCACCATTAACAATACAGGACAATAAAGAGTCATGAAAGAACTTTACTCCGCCGAGGATATTGCCACAACGGTCCAGCGCCTCGGCGCGGAAATCAGCGCTGACTACCCCGCAGGGAACGTTCTGCTCATCGGCGTGCTGAAAGGATCTTTCATCTTCATCGCTGACCTGATCCGAGCGATAGCGGTGCCGACAGTCGTCGATTTTGTCAGCCTCGCCAGCTACGGCTCGGACACTGCTTCATCCGGCATCGTTGAATTCCGGAAAGATCTCGACATGTCAATCACCGACCGCGATGTTGTCATTATTGAGGACATCATCGACAGCGGACGCACGTTG
Coding sequences within it:
- the fabI gene encoding enoyl-ACP reductase FabI, translated to MGLMDGKRGLILGVANELSIAWGVAQQLRAAGAELAFTYLNDSLEKRVRPLAESLDAKLILPCDVARDEDIEALFAELEKAWGKIDFVVHAVAFANREDLKHDFSQTSREGFRLALDISAYSMVAVTRCAVPLMNPGGGIVTMTYLGAARVIPDYNVMGVAKAALEASVRYLAAELGGKGIRVNAISAGPIKTLAASGIANFREKLRVGEERSPLRRSITQDEVGKATLYLLSDLSSGVTGEIHYVDGGFNVTA
- a CDS encoding DsbC family protein, which codes for MRLLAGFLIVWLWAVPGVAFQKDGCGAGSCVDCHSLEIKEAATLLEKGGVKVRSVEFAEVPGFWVVDATRGDQRFPLYIDFSKKYILAGNVIRLQDGKNITAEWMEDAKEADPPEKVTVDFSKISLDDALILGKKDAPVKVAVFTDPLCPYCKRLHEELSKVVAQDPAVAFYIKLFPLKMHGQVARNISIAASCQNSLALLEKGFDLGDLEQEARAEGLSDADKAGLTEKIRTIKELMLRNQCQTDVLERTAAQAAELGIRSTPTLVFPSGEVVPGAKPADRILEILGRAPAKGNKTK
- a CDS encoding MBL fold metallo-hydrolase, translating into MLKILLLLCASLLFSLPPAAHAAYRVEDLGDGLYAALAIDGEGASSNAFFVVGESYVVAGGAHMTRAAIAGLLSIIPKITSKPLRYFVLPHHHRGFSYIDFDFPAGVDVIMTWQTREALRSEVRQPEYPILFFSEGLTLDLGRNSTVVITEVGRGHSEGDLLVYLPERKTLFTSDLLYVNSVGYLGDGYMREWITALEFIEQLQVKKIIPGHGPVSKAQAVTDFIKYFKSFLSKLLAAIEQGKPLEEIRQEFALPRYRQLEGYERFMEVNLERAYQQLQETLNN
- a CDS encoding cytochrome c3 family protein produces the protein MLTLLFSFWQGQAWAEEETVCLQCHVAQPDALGEAVIAWRQSVHAVNGISCHDCHGGDPTDFAMAMSPERGFLGVPADSDIPAFCGKCHLGVADIYQDSAHGRALGKGGPQCVTCHDNHRVQLASHDLINERDCSRCHSYDRAAEIKQAVKEIDLGIIAANNDLAALKRIGIRTRPLEDKLFALRNDYHRLFHTVESEKVRKAATDYRSRLAAITAETTAVNARLDTRKIWGGAAVVLLIIAAVVLLQLKKSYATRTSGDD
- a CDS encoding cytochrome bc complex cytochrome b subunit translates to MKKFLIDWLDERLAVRALLHDQLTGYLLPRTLTVWHTLGAVLLALFGLQLLTGILLLVYYIPSPETAFASVERIMNDVPFGWLIRTLHAVGSNIIVVALLLHMVSVAFMGSYKKPRELTWLSGFILFNLGLVLCLTGYLLPWSQLSFWATTVATDAAGAVPIVGAKLVEFLRGGPMVSGVTLGRFFALHVIVLPLALFGLIGFHLYSMRRTGIATPPFGADYQQPAAADIRLHEEHQGGIPFFPNFVVKDGAMIMFFLALLVMVSFFIPQLFFPPTTLEPADPFTTPEKIKPEWYFLWAYQTLKIFPSKLIGLGVQGVFMTFLALLPFIDVGVERRPARRPVFLTVYFLILLIFLALSIWGHLS
- a CDS encoding ubiquinol-cytochrome c reductase iron-sulfur subunit; the encoded protein is MILGALGVALAALLGWPIFRFLLPPGGDGGGGAISLPRDIVAVGKAHFFDFKGRPAVLIAPSAGEYLALSAVCTHLGCIVKWVADQDEFLCPCHGGRFAPDGRVLGGPPPKALESYAVAVDGDQLLVSQKKVV
- a CDS encoding DUF1573 domain-containing protein — protein: MSCRLLLLINFILCFALAAHAGAPRLEVSSPEFDFGQVYAGEQVEHLFQLSNQGDAALVIDRVRSSCGCTAALLSESTLAPGESAELKVRFDSTRFSYEVVKTVYLYSNDPQRPVVQLSLRGIVQPEITVVPRELDLDDLRPDVVREEVVIIENHGARTLRYSSVTATAAEVSATLDKAELGAGEQTTLRVRLSPGGGRDRLNAYVILTCAQSNCDLRVPVFGRVLAAHQ
- the hpt gene encoding hypoxanthine phosphoribosyltransferase; the protein is MKELYSAEDIATTVQRLGAEISADYPAGNVLLIGVLKGSFIFIADLIRAIAVPTVVDFVSLASYGSDTASSGIVEFRKDLDMSITDRDVVIIEDIIDSGRTLETLCHLLQQRRPRSLKVCTLLDKHARREVPIAADYVGFSIDNGFVVGYGLDMDERYRNLGTICLLPQS